The following are encoded together in the Cicer arietinum cultivar CDC Frontier isolate Library 1 chromosome 2, Cicar.CDCFrontier_v2.0, whole genome shotgun sequence genome:
- the LOC101496824 gene encoding sucrose transport protein SUC4 isoform X1: MPNPEPNPHRSKNKPSTSSSRPPPVRPPVRSRVPLKQLLRVASVASGIQFGWALQLSLLTPYVQQLGIPHQWASIIWLCGPVSGLFVQPLVGLLSDRCQSRFGRRRPFILVGAASIVVAVVIIGYAADIGGLLGDDITGSYRPFAIIVFVIGFWILDVANNVTQGPCRALLADLTCNDARRTRVANAYFSLFMAIGNILGYATGAYSGWYKIFTFTLTPACSISCANLKSAFFLDVAFIAVTTYLSLVSAHEVPLSSSGAVHAGEGTGSAEEAFMWELFGTFKYFSFPIWIVLSVTALTWIGWFPFILFDTDWMGREIYGGDPNGGLIYDTGVRMGALGLLLNSVVLGVTSLLMERLCRKRGAGFVWGISNILMTICFLAMLVLTYVANSIGYVGKGLPPPTGIVVAAIAIFTILGFPLAITYSVPYALISTHIEPLGLGQGLSMGVLNLAIVVPQIVVSLGSGPWDQIFGGGNSPAFAVAAVAALMSGLLALLAIPRTGTQKPRSRV; encoded by the exons ATGCCGAACCCCGAACCAAATCCTCACCGGTCCAAAAACAAACCCTCCACGTCATCATCTAGACCACCACCGGTTCGACCCCCGGTTCGTTCTCGAGTTCCGTTGAAACAGTTACTCCGTGTAGCATCCGTAGCAAGCGGTATTCAATTCGGTTGGGCTTTACAGCTTTCACTATTAACACCCTACGTTCAGCAATTAGGAATCCCTCATCAATGGGCCAGTATTATCTGGCTTTGCGGCCCAGTTTCCGGCCTGTTTGTTCAGCCTTTAGTCGGTCTTTTAAGTGACCGTTGCCAAAGCCGATTCGGTCGACGGAGACCGTTTATATTAGTCGGCGCTGCTTCGATTGTCGTCGCCGTTGTTATAATCGGTTACGCCGCTGATATTGGTGGTTTACTTGGTGATGATATTACAGGGAGTTATCGTCCGTTTGCTATAATTGTTTTTGTCATAGGGTTTTGGATTCTTGATGTTGCTAATAATGTTACTCAAGGTCCTTGTAGAGCTTTACTCGCTGATCTCACTT GCAATGATGCTCGGAGGACACGTGTTGCAAATGCTTACTTCTCCCTGTTTATGGCCATTGGTAACATTCTTGGCTATGCAACTGGGGCATACAGTGGTTGGTACAAGATTTTTACTTTCACACTTACCCCTGCATGCTCTATTAGTTGTGCAAATCTCAAGTCTGCTTTCTTTCTCGACGTTGCTTTCATTGCGGTCACAACATATCTCAGCCTTGTGTCTGCTCATGAAGTGCCTCTAAGTTCAAGTGGGGCAGTGCATGCCGGAGAAGGGACAGGTAGTGCGGAAGAAGCTTTCATGTGGGAATTGTTTGggacatttaaatatttttcattcccTATATGGATTGTACTGTCTGTAACTGCTCTGACATGGATTGGGTGGTTCCCGTTTATTCTCTTTGATACTGATTGGATGGGTCGAGAAATTTATGGTGGTGATCCAAATGGAGGCCTTATTTATGATACTGGAGTTAGAATGGGAGCACTTGGTTTGTTGCTTAATTCAGTTGTTCTTGGAGTAACATCATTGCTTATGGAAAGGCTATGCAGGAAGCGGGGGGCTGGTTTTGTGTGGGGAATCTCAAATATCTTGATGACTATTTGCTTTCTTGCAATGTTAGTGTTAACCTATGTGGCAAATAGCATTGGCTATGTAGGTAAAGGTCTACCACCACCAACAGGCATTGTGGTCGCAGCGATAGCAATCTTTACCATTCTTGGCTTTCCACTGGCA ATAACTTACAGTGTTCCATATGCCTTGATTTCAACGCATATCGAACCATTGGGACTTGGCCAAG GGTTATCAATGGGTGTCCTGAATCTGGCAATAGTGGTTCCACAG ATTGTGGTGTCCTTGGGAAGTGGACCGTGGGATCAGATTTTTGGTGGAGGAAATTCTCCAGCCTTTGCCGTGGCAGCTGTTGCAGCCCTTATGAGTGGGCTCTTAGCTTTATTAGCTATTCCACGAACTGGGACCCAAAAGCCTCGAAGCCGTGTATGA
- the LOC101495941 gene encoding protein DETOXIFICATION 48-like produces the protein MCNPKPSSSTSPFLCPTKTHLINPNTKIVYSTPTPIDDQIQDELHTWPTLSEALEEIKEIGKISCPTTITGLLLYSRAMISMIFLGYLGEMELAGGSLSIGFANITGYSVISGLAMGMEPICGQAYGAKQWKILGLTLQRTILLLLSTSIPISFIWLNMETILLWSGQNQEISSKAQTFILFLIPDLFLLSILHPLRIYLRTQGITMPLTYCSAISVFFHVPLNFLLVVHLEMGIGGVAIAMVLTNLNLILLLSSFLYFSSVYKQSWVPPSLECIKGWSSLLSLAIPTCVSVCLEWWWYEFMIMMCGLLVNPKATIASMGILIQTTSLVYVFPSSLSLGVSTRIGNELGANRPRKARISMIVSLFCALILGLGAMVFTTLMRHKWGKFFTNDNEILELTSIVLPIVGLCELGNCPQTTGCGVLRGSARPTIGANINLGSFYLVGMPIAIFLGFFAKMGFAGLWLGLLAAQASCACLMLVVLCRTDWNVQVQRAKELTKTSTITTCHDDDLVANSKLPTFNKNANSCLEEIVVIHDEVTNTSSLETDPLIITTTINYNQV, from the exons ATGTGCAATCCAAAGCCATCTTCATCAACATCACCATTTCTTTGTCCTACAAAAACTCACCTCATAAATCCTAACACCAAAATTGTTTATTCCACTCCTACCCCTATTGATGATCAAATTCAAGATGAACTTCATACATGGCCTACACTTAGTGAG gCCTTAGAAGAAATCAAAGAAATAGGAAAAATATCATGTCCAACAACAATAACTGGATTATTGTTATATTCAAGAGCTATGATCTCAATGATTTTCCTTGGATATCTAGGAGAAATGGAACTAGCAGGAGGTTCACTTTCCATAGGTTTTGCAAACATAACTGGCTACTCAGTGATATCAGGATTAGCCATGGGAATGGAACCAATTTGTGGACAAGCTTATGGAGCTAAACAATGGAAAATACTTGGCTTAACCCTTCAAAGaaccattcttcttcttctctcaaCTTCCATACCCATCTCATTCATTTGGCTTAACATGGAAACAATCCTTTTATGGTCAGGCCAAAACCAAGAAATTTCATCAAAGGCACAaacttttatactttttttaataccTGATCTTTTTTTGCTATCAATTCTTCACCCTTTGAGGATTTACCTTAGGACTCAAGGAATCACAATGCCACTAACATATTGTTCAGCTATTTCTGTTTTTTTTCATGttcctttaaattttttgttagtGGTTCATCTTGAAATGGGAATTGGTGGGGTGGCAATAGCAATGGTTTTGACTAATCTCAACCTCATTCTTTTGCTATCATCTTTTTTATACTTTTCTAGTGTTTATAAACAATCATGGGTCCCACCAAGCTTAGAATGCATTAAAGGGTGGTCTTCATTGCTCTCACTTGCTATCCCAACTTGTGTTTCTGTTTGTCTTGAATGGTGGTGGTATGAATTCATGATTATGATGTGTGGACTTTTGGTTAATCCTAAAGCAACTATTGCTTCAATGGGAATTCTTATTCAAACAACATCTTTGGTTTATGTTTTTCCATCTTCATTAAGTCTTGGTGTTTCAACAAGAATAGGGAATGAGTTGGGTGCAAATAGGCCAAGAAAAGCAAGAATTTCAATGATAGTTTCACTCTTTTGTGCTTTGATTTTAGGACTTGGAGCAATGGTTTTCACAACATTGATGAGACATAAATGGGGGAAATTTTTCACAAATGACAATGAGATTCTTGAGTTGACATCAATTGTGTTGCCAATTGTTGGACTTTGTGAGCTTGGAAATTGTCCACAAACAACTGGATGTGGTGTTCTTAGAGGAAGTGCTAGACCAACTATTGGTGCTAACATAAATTTGGGATCTTTTTACTTGGTTGGTATGCCAATTGCAATCTTTTTAGGATTTTTTGCTAAAATGGGATTTGCAGGGCTTTGGCTTGGGTTACTTGCAGCTCAAGCCTCATGTGCTTGTCTTATGTTGGTTGTTCTTTGTAGAACTGATTGGAATGTTCAAGTTCAAAGAGCTAAAGAACTCACAAAAACATCTACAATAACTACTTGTCATGATGATGATCTTGTTGCTAATTCTAAGTTACCTACATTTAACAAAAATGCTAATTCTTGTCTTGAAGAAATAGTTGTCATTCATGATGAGGTTACAAACACATCTTCACTTGAAACAGATCCACTTATCATAACCACTACTATCAATTACAATCAAGTTTAG
- the LOC101496824 gene encoding sucrose transport protein SUC4 isoform X2 has translation MPNPEPNPHRSKNKPSTSSSRPPPVRPPVRSRVPLKQLLRVASVASGIQFGWALQLSLLTPYVQQLGIPHQWASIIWLCGPVSGLFVQPLVGLLSDRCQSRFGRRRPFILVGAASIVVAVVIIGYAADIGGLLGDDITGSYRPFAIIVFVIGFWILDVANNVTQGPCRALLADLTCNDARRTRVANAYFSLFMAIGNILGYATGAYSGWYKIFTFTLTPACSISCANLKSAFFLDVAFIAVTTYLSLVSAHEVPLSSSGAVHAGEGTGSAEEAFMWELFGTFKYFSFPIWIVLSVTALTWIGWFPFILFDTDWMGREIYGGDPNGGLIYDTGVRMGALGLLLNSVVLGVTSLLMERLCRKRGAGFVWGISNILMTICFLAMLVLTYVANSIGYVGKGLPPPTGIVVAAIAIFTILGFPLAITYSVPYALISTHIEPLGLGQGLSMGVLNLAIVVPQVPSQKQILPN, from the exons ATGCCGAACCCCGAACCAAATCCTCACCGGTCCAAAAACAAACCCTCCACGTCATCATCTAGACCACCACCGGTTCGACCCCCGGTTCGTTCTCGAGTTCCGTTGAAACAGTTACTCCGTGTAGCATCCGTAGCAAGCGGTATTCAATTCGGTTGGGCTTTACAGCTTTCACTATTAACACCCTACGTTCAGCAATTAGGAATCCCTCATCAATGGGCCAGTATTATCTGGCTTTGCGGCCCAGTTTCCGGCCTGTTTGTTCAGCCTTTAGTCGGTCTTTTAAGTGACCGTTGCCAAAGCCGATTCGGTCGACGGAGACCGTTTATATTAGTCGGCGCTGCTTCGATTGTCGTCGCCGTTGTTATAATCGGTTACGCCGCTGATATTGGTGGTTTACTTGGTGATGATATTACAGGGAGTTATCGTCCGTTTGCTATAATTGTTTTTGTCATAGGGTTTTGGATTCTTGATGTTGCTAATAATGTTACTCAAGGTCCTTGTAGAGCTTTACTCGCTGATCTCACTT GCAATGATGCTCGGAGGACACGTGTTGCAAATGCTTACTTCTCCCTGTTTATGGCCATTGGTAACATTCTTGGCTATGCAACTGGGGCATACAGTGGTTGGTACAAGATTTTTACTTTCACACTTACCCCTGCATGCTCTATTAGTTGTGCAAATCTCAAGTCTGCTTTCTTTCTCGACGTTGCTTTCATTGCGGTCACAACATATCTCAGCCTTGTGTCTGCTCATGAAGTGCCTCTAAGTTCAAGTGGGGCAGTGCATGCCGGAGAAGGGACAGGTAGTGCGGAAGAAGCTTTCATGTGGGAATTGTTTGggacatttaaatatttttcattcccTATATGGATTGTACTGTCTGTAACTGCTCTGACATGGATTGGGTGGTTCCCGTTTATTCTCTTTGATACTGATTGGATGGGTCGAGAAATTTATGGTGGTGATCCAAATGGAGGCCTTATTTATGATACTGGAGTTAGAATGGGAGCACTTGGTTTGTTGCTTAATTCAGTTGTTCTTGGAGTAACATCATTGCTTATGGAAAGGCTATGCAGGAAGCGGGGGGCTGGTTTTGTGTGGGGAATCTCAAATATCTTGATGACTATTTGCTTTCTTGCAATGTTAGTGTTAACCTATGTGGCAAATAGCATTGGCTATGTAGGTAAAGGTCTACCACCACCAACAGGCATTGTGGTCGCAGCGATAGCAATCTTTACCATTCTTGGCTTTCCACTGGCA ATAACTTACAGTGTTCCATATGCCTTGATTTCAACGCATATCGAACCATTGGGACTTGGCCAAG GGTTATCAATGGGTGTCCTGAATCTGGCAATAGTGGTTCCACAG GTTCCATCACAAAAACAAATCCTCCCAAATTGA